A segment of the Sphingobacterium oryzagri genome:
TTATCCATATATCTATCAATATTTATAAAAATCTCGGCAACCGGAGTTGGCTCCCTGTCGCTCAACATAATCAACTGCTATTAAAATTTTGGTATATTCAAGGTTACCGATTCCGTGTAAAAAGTATCGATTGCATGACGGTTGGGTCTAAAAATGGTTCGATACTTCATTGTTGACGCGTCCTTGGTAAACTTGGGAACAACCACACGTTCCGCATCAATTGAAAAATCTTTGAGTAGTACTCGTTTTCCTTCCTGGTCGAGGTAATCAAACTCGATGCCCTCAGCGCCTAATGACTTGTCAAAGGCGAACCAATTGATCTGCAGATCGGCATTAGGTGCTAATCTCGTTACATTGTTTACCACCTTGTTGGCTATAGCCTGTTGATAACGTTGCCCGTAGGATCTGCCCGTTATATAGACAGGAACTGATTGCCGACCATCGGCATCGAAAGTTGTCAAAGTGAAACTATGAACGCCCTCGGGAACCGAGGTAAACAAATCTAGAACGGGTCTTCCTGTCGAGTCTTTTTCGATCCATTCTTTACGTAAAGTCTCCATATTGACATCGTAATCCTTCCTACTTAAACCCTTGTTCCAGGAAATGGCGACTTTAACAACTTTTGGATCGGCCGGTACACGTGCCCTAAATTTCACTCGATCCCTTCCCGAATAAATCTTCACCGAATCCAATTTTCCGGTATAGCTGATCTGTCCATCTTCTATATATTTCTTAAAATCATCCCATTTCGTTTGGTCGCTACATCCACAAAGCAAAACGACAAGCAGCGTAGTCATATATACAAGAATTTTCGACGTATTTTTATTTTTCATAACTGTTATTCTAATGTTCCAAAAACCCCCATTTCATTTACACTCAAGGCAGTACCACCTGCAAAATTTTCGAGACATCGTATCCTTATATAACGCACTTTTGCTGCATTTAAATCGATATCCCAATTAAAGCCGGCAGCTGCTAGTACTCTATCGGTAGGACTGTCGGATCCATACGGTAAGCCGGAGGGCTTAGTCAATTCGTAACTTCCTATCAGATTCCAAGAGTCGTCAAGACTTCCATTCAGGTTAGGGTTTGTAGCTCCCCATATTTCAAACCTTTTCATAGTTGTCAGGAAAAACCATCGATCACCTTCGGGATACGGGCGGATATACACGCGGCTTAATTTTGCCGAAACACCTAGGTCTATGGTTACCATATGAGGATTACTGCCCCCGTTAGCCTGATGAGTAAAAATAGTCCAGGGCCATCCAGTTCGGCCATCCCATGCGTAGGCAACTTGCGTTCCCGGCCAGTCGGGGGCATCGCCGGGTAAGCGAAAAGCTTTAAAATTGGATTTTGGAATTTCTTGTTCGAAAATTGGCGTTACAGCTAGATCCAAAGTATCTGAGCTATTTCCCCAATTGTCTCTAACATAAACCTGCATTTGTGTATTTTTTGCCTCCATTCCCCTAATTTTAGATTCAATTTTAGCATTTCGGGTAAACACACTCCGTCTATTATTTACTTCAAAAGCATTTTGGGGATTCTTAAACATCACCATAATAGCCAAATTGTCCTGGTCGGGATTTTGAGCAGTAAGGTTATAACCACCGAAAGCATCGATAATCTTTAAACTTTCAAACACCTTCTTGTATGGTGGCTCTAAAGGCTTCACCGTAACAACTATAGGCTCCGACCTTACCTCACCTCTACTTACCGTGTATATGGATACTTCTTTTTCTGTTTCGTCGGAAAAGCCGCTTAATATCAACGAATCCTGGTAGTATGAAGCTTGCGCAGTACCCGGCTTACCATTCCCCATAATGTAATCCGCTTTAACATAAAGCAGATTTTTGCTCTTTGGCAAGGTATATGTGATTCTTGCTTTACCTGGAAGATTCTCCACTTTTATATCGGAAATCATTGACGGAGCTCCGTTATCTTCGCCAAAATGATCCCTAAATTCAACGGGTTCTTCGCATGAAAACAAGGACAGCGTCACGACCATCACCATTGCTGCCCATGATAGGTTTATAATTACATTTTTCATAAAATCATCAATTAAGTTTACCAACCCGGGTTTTGCGTTAGCTTTTTATTTCGCATAAGTTCCCATTCCTTGATCGGCCAAAGGTAGTCGCGAGGCGCAATAAAAGTCTGCGTAAATATCACTCGCTCAATATTGTAAGCTTCGGTTGTTCTTCCCCGAATGTTAAGGCCTGTAATGTTCTCATTAAGTTTATCCACCGCAAGTTTCCATCGTCGTAGATCCCAAAATCGTTGACCTTCGAAGGCCAGCTCGTTCATCCGCTCCTGTCTTATTATGTCAATTAAACCATTCTTTGTGGTATATTTGGTCGGATTTTTCGAGTTCTCTTTCCAAGATTGAATGACACCTTGAAGACCAGCACGGTTGCGGATACGATCAACATAAACAAGTGCTTCCTCGGTGCTACCGCCTGACTCTACTAAAGCCTCCGCATAAAGAAGATAAATATCTGCCAATCGAATTTCCGGCCACGGGTACAAAAGCCATTGTCCATTGCTTCCCATATGCATAGTGGAACGCCAGTTAACCAATTTCTTTACGAAATACCCTGTTTCACTATAATTTTGAAAGTCTCCAAATCCAGCACGTTCTGCATTCTTGGATTGTACATAAAAAGAGTTTACATCAGAACTTTGGTTCGCATCATTGCGCATATACCAGATTCCCCCGTCAAATGCTAAATTTGCGTAAAATCTGGGTTCTCTATCAAAATTTATCCTAGCAGTCCGATAGCCTGGCTCTATGTTGAATCCTTCAGCCTGGGTTGCTGCCCTAATCTGGAATTCGTTTGAAAAATCAATATGCTTATCTTCGTTAATTGGAACACCATTTTTTGAATAAAATTGTCTGACAATCTTAATTGGGACGCTCCAGATTCCCTGCAATCGTCCACGCTCATTGAGATTACCACGCGTTAGCGGAGGCATACAATTTGCCTGATTAGTAAATTGGCTCATTGAAAGGCCCCAAATAGTTTCTGCGCCAAATCTTTCCGTGACAGCATTCCTGATATTTAGTTGAACTTTGGTCACATCGCTTAATCTAAATACGTCATTCGTGTACACATAAAGTCTGGCTCCTGCCTGTTCCGCAATATCAATTGCTTCTTTAGCCGCATTTTTAGCCCGCACCCATTTGTTTGGATCATACGTAGTGTTAAACAAATGTACTCCATCTTTATCCATCACATCGCTATAGTCTGGATTACCATTAAAAAGAGGACTGGCGGCCGTGGCTAGTAAGCGCGCTTTGATGGCGAGCGCTATAGGCTTGGTTGCCCTACCAAGTTCGCTATTTTCATCTGGAACATTCAATGGAAGTTTCTCTGCAGCACGATCCAGCAAGTTACTCGTAAATTCAACACACTGATCAAAGGGTTTTCTATCTAGGCGTAGTTCATCAGGCCCAGCGTTTTCTGGGACACTTACATCTATTATTGGAATGGGTCCGTAAAAGCGCATAAGATAAAAATGGTAGTAAGCTTTTAAAAATTCCACCTCGCCAATCCATCGTTGTTTTTCATCTTCGCTCATGTCGGGAACACGCGCGATATTAGCCAAAAAAATATTGCAATTACGTAGCCCCTGAAAGTATTTACGATCGGCTGCAGGACTGCCTCCAAAGTTTCCTTTATTCCAGCCGCCCCATTCTTCAAATAATACATCATTAACGTTTTGTTGCCCTTGCGCAATCCTAAAAGAGGTGTGCCATCTGGATTGATCATCCTGAGGTAGCCATATCTCATCGCCGGCCATCAGCCCAGCGTTTAATGCACCATCTCCATTTCGTGGAAGATACGAGTAGCATGTAAAAAGAAACTTCTGGGCTTCGATACGTAGATTGAAGGCCCTATCTATCTCCGGAACGTTATCAGGGACAATATCAAGGTATTTATTACATGCTCCTAGAAGTTGAAGGGTAGCAAGGATCAATATATTGCGGTATATAATTATCTTTTTCATATAAACATTTATTAAAAACTGATCGTACCTCCAAAGTTGTAAAGCGATTGCAATGGGTAACCGAGACCATTGCCACGCATTTCTGGATCCCAAAGTTTGAAACTACTTATGACAAATAAATTTTGTGCTGAAAAGTATAGTCTGGCGCTTTTAACTCTCAGTCTTTTGAGTTCTCCAAAGTTGTAACCAGCCTCAATATTTTTGAGGCGAATAAAACTACCATTACGCATCCACCAAGTGGAGGGACGTTGATTGGAAGGTACATCGAAGGTGCTCAATCGAGGCCAAAAAGCATATGGGTTTTGATTTGTTTCGGACCAGTAATCATTTTCAATGGCACGAATCAGTCTTGTCTCTGCTAACATTCTATCAGTATCGGGGACAGCAGGCAGGTAACGTCTAAAGGGTTGCATCGCTTGCGGGTCAATGAAGAATGAATACAGTGCTGATCCTTGGAAGAAAAATCCGAAATCAATTTTTTTATAACTGAACGTACCACCCAGACCAAAAATCAATTGCGGCTGTTGGTTATGTCCGATTGGAACATAATCAAACTCGTTTACTACTCCATCCTGATTAATGTCCCGATACTTAATGTCACCAGCACGTAAGTTACGATCGCCAAACTGTACGGGCGAGTTTGCCACTTCCGCGTCGTCAATAAATAGGCGTTCGGCGATCAGGCCGTAACCTTGACTAATAGACTGACCAACAACCGATAAATGTCTGAGCGATTCATCAAACGGAAGCTCATCGCTGCGCGAAATGTTAGAAACAGAGTAAGTTGCCGTTCCTCTTAGTCCAAAAGTCCAATTAGTTGATATTGGATTAAAATAGCTGAATTGCATATCAAAACCCTTAGTTTCGGAACGACCATAGTTAGTCCACATACTGGACATGAGACCTGCTGTATTATCTAATGCGCTGATTCGCTGTAAAATATTATCAACTTTTTTGTGGAACAAATCTGCAATAATTTCGAATCGCTTTATATTCATATCTACGCCTACATTGAGTTGCGTAGAAGTCTCCCAAGTTATCCTAGGATTGGCATAACGCTCTATGGCAATTCCATCTACCCCGAACGTAGGAGCACCATCGCCTCTTCCAAAATCTGCTCGGTAAAGGCCGCTGTTCATATTGATTTGAGACATATAAAAGAAGCGTTGATCTACACCTGCTATCTGATCATTTCCAGACATACCATACGTTGCTCGCAACTTTAAATTATCTACTACTGCCTTGAGAGGTTTAAAAAACTTCTCTTCTGAGACCCGCCATGCGATACCTCCCGAGGGAAAAAATCCGAATCGATAATCTTTGTGAAAACGTTCCGATCCATTGTATCCGAAATTAAACTCTGCCATATAGCGACCCTCATATCCGTATGTAAATCGACCTGACACACCGATATTCCTACCGGGCAGCGCACGAATTAACGTTGTTTCATTTGGATTTTCGTAATTGTTGAGATATCCTATCAGTGATGCCCCTACATCATGCTTTTGGGAAAAGTTATGTCCATAATTGATTGTACCCTCAATCCACGTTCTAGCACCGACATTACGTGGAGAGCCTGCAAAGTTTAGATATTCGGTACCTACGGGGCCGACAGATCCGGCCTGTCCGTGATTGAATGGTGAAATTGTATAGTTACCGGTTTGAGGGTCAACGACCGGGAAATAATAAAATGGTTTGAACTGGCGCTGTACAGCAAAGTCCGATGTCCGTCTTAAATAGCCCATGACTCTGGCACGTAAACCTGGCACCCATCCACTTAGATCCTGCTTCAATTCAAGTTGAGGCATAAGGTTAGCGGTCTTAAAAGTTCTGTAGCCTTTAACCATTTCGGCATATGGGTTCAAAAACAACTCATTAGTCAAGCCCATATCACTTGTTAATCCTTGCGCACTGCCGAACAAGGTATGTTTTGCATACGGCAAAAACTCTGCGGGGTACTGTACCGGAAAAAGAACAGGATTTGCCCGCATCGCATTGGCAAAATGATGTGCCCCACCAAATAGTGGTCCGGAATAATCATCAAACTGGCCATATAGTGTAACGGCTAAATCAGTGCTTTGCGTCAACCTGATATCCACATTAGAGCGAAGCGAATAATTGCTCAAGCGTATGTTGGAATTGAAATTATTTATCGGGTCAGTTTTTAGTATTCCATTATCTATATTGTATGTACCGGCTACGTAAAAGCGTGCGCGTTGTGTTCCACCACTAATGTTCAAGTTGAAACCTTGATTCATCGTATAATTTTTGATCATTAAATCTGTCCAATCATTATTGGGAAACAGAAAGGGATCTTCACCAGCGATCGTTGATAAGATTTTATTTTCCGAATAAGGCTCAATAGCATTTGGGGTGCGTGTTAAGGCAGCTTCATTTGCAATTCGCATGTACGATATGTTGTCCGAAAACTGCAGATTACGTGTGTTTGAGGAGAGTCTATTTTCTGCACGGAAAAAAAATTGTGTGACACCCTCCCTTCCCCTTTTCGTATTAATCAAAACGACTCCATTCGCTCCTCGAGCGCCATAAATGGATGAAGCGGCAGCATCGCGTAAAACTGAAAAATTTTCTATGTCGTCTGGTTGTAATCTCGCCAAATCTGTCGGTGCAGATTCTACTCCGTCAATTAAAATCAGCGGATCAACTTTTCCTGTACCTGTACTTGACAAACCCCGTATGTAAAATGTAGAGTTATCTGTACCCATACCTGGTTCTCCGCTATTCTGAAACGAGATCATACCGGCGACTCTTCCTGCAAGCGCATTTGTAAGATTTGAAGAAGGTGTCCGCAGATCCTTCACATTTACGGTAGTAATCGCGCTCACAAGACTTTCCTTACGTTGGGTTCCCCCAAAACCTGTAATTGCTATCTCTTCTATCTGTGTGTCTATATAATCTAATCTGATTTCCAGATCGATCTTCATATTTACCACCTGACGGTCACTAAGATTTATTCGATAAGGCTTCATACCTGTAGCCAAAAAATCAAGCACTGCATCTCTGTCAACATTAAGGTTAAATCTTCCAAGGTTATCGGACGAGGTTGTTTGCGATTTTTCATTTACAACACGTATGGTAATATTAGGTAGTCCAGAAATGGAATCTTTCACGATCCCTACTACGTTTACTCTCTGCTGCGAGAAAACTGATGGAGCGTAGAAAAAAAGAACAAGAAAGGAAAAGAAGGTGAGATACCTCAGGTAAACAATCCCCCTACCCTCTGGAGGAATGTAATTTTTTTTGGTTTTAAATCGGTTCATAAGTTTAAAATTAGTTGAAACGTAAATCACTTGGCTAACTTAATACACACTTCTATCCCGACAATTATTTCTCTAAATTCCACTTTATATATTAAAAAATTTTATTATGCAATTATTATTAATTCACAACTACATTAGAATACAGGAAAAATTTAATATATCATTACAAGAACACAAAATAACAGAGGTTTAAAAATATTTAAAAAATCAACCCTAAATATGTGTCACAGTTCTTACTTGGTTAGCCATAAGATCGTTCTACGTATTTAGATTGTAACAAACATCGGTTTAAATAGGATTATTCGAGTGGTAGAAATTCATCAACATTGAGGGGCAAATGCGTCGAACAATATTGTTTTTGTACACCTTGATGGAATTTTTATGAAGCAATCCTAATACTGATGTATAGCATATACAAACAGTTGAAAAAGAAAAGTCTAGTTATTGTGACAATTTTGGATGAAGATGATTGGATATTCTAAAGTTGGAGTTATTTCCTATTATAAAAGACATTTATCATCTCAGTATCCGTAATTTGCAATGTTCCTGTCAATCATTTACATTTGTAACGTACCACAAACAATAGATACCATTTTTAGCCATGACTTATAGATCTAATTTGATAATCCTACTATTAATGTTTTTTATGTTGAATTGTTCCGCTCAACTAACCAGCTCAAGGGTTTTTCACCTGGGGATAGAAGAAGGCTTGTCGAACAATAATGTAACAACTATATACAAAGATCAAGCTGGCGTGATGTGGTTCGGAACTGATGATGGCTTAAACAGATACGACAGCTATCGTTTTCGTGTCTACAAGAATCATCCTAGTAACCAATCAAGCCTATCTGATAATAGAATTACTGATATATCGCAGGATGCTGATGGGTATCTTTGGGTTTCCACAAAATCCGGAGCAGCAAGGATGTCCAAAGATGGTAACACGTTTGAGCATATGAAAATACAGACGTCAATCGATAACAGGTCGCAGGTTAAAATTATAACAAGTGTGGTATCGGGCTTCACTAAAACAAAGAATTCTGATTTTTTTGTTGCAAGTACAGAGTTCGGATTATTAAAGATAAATAAGGAGGTTTTAGCACAAAGTATTCCCCTCTTTAGCAATGGGAAGAAGATAGCTAACTACAACGTGGATGCCATTACAAGCGATAATACGGGTAGCATATGGATTTCAGTAAGAGACCATGGACTATGTTTTTATGATAAGAAAAAAGGTTTGGTCTTGTCAGTTGAAAAGCAAATCGGGCAAATAAATTCAATGACTTTCGATGCGATGGGCGACCTTTGGCTAGCTTCCAACCGCGGACTTATAAAATACAATTTATCGAATAAGTCGATAGAGATAAAAGACGGAAATAGCCGACTTTCGGAACAAACAATTACACACGTCTACTCCGGTGGCGATGAATTGTATGCTAGTACAGACGGAGGCGGAATTACGGTATTCAATGTAATTACTGGAAATATCCGGAACATAACAGAGCGGGGGCTCAGCAATGCTATTCTAAGCGAATCCGTTCGGGAGGTCTTTATTGATGAGTATGCACGCACATGGATAGCAACAGCGCGCGGGGGAATAAACATTGTTGATCCCTATCGAAATCAATTTCCTTACATCCGCAAAGGAGACGAAAGTTCTAGCAATGATCCCGCTAACTATGTCCTTGCTATGGCAGAGGGCAAAAACAATGACCTTTGGATAGGAACTGAAGGTCGAGGTCTTATGAAGTGGCAGCGGAACGGTCATTTCGAAACTTACAATGTGTCAAATAAAAATGGTAGCACTTCACATTCAGATATAATCACCAGTATTCTAGTAGATGATAGCCGATTCGTTTGGGTAGGTAGCTGGGTCAATGGAATTAAAAAATTGAACGTCGATGATCGAAGAACGGAACAAATTCCTTTTTTAATGAATGATCAGAAATATGAAGCAGTTAAAGTTTGGCGGATTTTTAAAACGTCAAAAGGACAGATTATCGCTTCCACATTAGGAGACAAAGGTCTTTTTAAATATGAGCAGAATCGAAACGCTATGATACCGTTCTCGCCAAATATACGGGATGTACTTTCTATCTATGAAGATAGCAGCAACACCCTTTGGTTGGGATGCTGGGTGTCGGTCATTGCGGTAAATACTGTTAATGGAACGACAACAGAATGCTTTACCGGAAAGCCGGTACGGACGGTGCATGAAAATGGTCCATCACAGCTTTGGCTAGGAACCGAAGGTAAAGGTCTTATGCTTTACGACAAACAAACCAACAAAATACTAGAAACATATACCGATGAAAATGGTCTCCCCAGTAACTCGATCTTAAATATTGTGGAAGATAGTCAATCTAATCTGTGGTTATCCACTCCCAATGGCTTAACGAAATTCTCACCAAAAGACCGGACTTTTAAAAATTACAGAAGTAGCGACGGACTGCAGTCAAATCAGTTTAGTTATAATGCAGCATTGAACCTTCGTTCTGGCGAAATCGCATTTGGAGGCATCCGGGGTTTCAATCTTTTTGATCCTAAAAAAATAGACTTGTATCGTGGCAAGTCTACCCCAATGATTATCGATTTAAGAATAAATAACAAATCCTATTACGAGTACAGAAATAAACCTCAAGAAAAAGCGTTGGATGACTTAGGCGAAGTGGAGATAGATTACGATGATGCTAGCATAGCTTTTACGATGACAGCCCTCGAATATTCATTTCCAGAAAATGTACAATATGCATATTTTCTTGAAGGTTGGGATAAGGATTGGAATTATGTAAAAGGTGAACGGAATGCGCTATACAGCAGGCTAACCGAAGGCACCTATATCTTACACATTAAATCAACGAATGCAGACGGTAGTTGGACTAGGGGTAGCAATCCGTTGATTATTAAAATTTCACCTCCGTGGTATAGAAGTATCTGGGCTTATCTTTTTTACATCTCATGCGGTTTTATTCTAATCCGACTATACATTTCGTATAAAAATAAACAGCAAAAATTATTTTATGAAGTGGAGGTATCAAAATTGGAAGCTGAAAATGAAAAGCTGTTAACCGAGAAAAAATTGACATTTTTCACGCATATCGCTCACGAATTCCGTAATCCACTGACCCTTATCGTAGATCCATTACAAACAATCCTTAATAAGGAGGATGAACATATTGATAAGCAGGAGCTAACGATAATATATAATAACTCCAAACGATTGAATAATTTGGTTGATAAACTATTGATGTTTAGAAAAGTAGAGAGTGGCTTTTACGACCTCAGACCGGAAAAATTTAATCTGATCACCATCATTGAGGAAATATTTCATTGTTTTAAACAACAGGCCTCTAAAAGAAATATTCAGTATGAACTAGATATAATCATACCCTCCGTAGAAGTATTTGCAGATAGGGAAAAATTCGAAATCTGTCTTTTTAATTTAGTGAGTAATGCCTTAAAATTCACTCCGGACAAAGGCACCGTAAAGATCTTGGTATCGATTGAGGATGCAGAAATTCTTATTAATGTAATTGACAGCGGACCGGGTATTAATGACCAAGCTTCAAACCGAATCTTTGAAATGTTTCAGAGAGACTATGAGACACCAGCTCGCAGCAAAGAAGGCTTCGGAATCGGGCTGTATTTAGTAAAGAAATTTGCTGAATTAAATCGCGGTACAGTAGTTCACAAAAATATGGTTCCTTCCGGGAGTTGCTTCAGGTTATCCATGCCAATTAGATCTATACCTCCATTGGAAAATACCGAGCCAATCGCTCCTAGCATATCGAAGTCGGAAAATGAAATAGAGGCAACTTACACTGCTGCGACGTATGTAGAACCTATAAAAACAATGCATGAGCAAGAATCAAATGAAATTTCTGCAATAGTAAATGAAAAACGGGAAGTCGAGAATATCATTCGAGATAAGGAATATATGATAGTTGTAGAGGATGATGTTGAGATTCGAAATTATCTAGTGAAACTGCTCTCAAGTGAATATAAAGTAAAGAGCGTAGCAAGCGCCGAGGAAGCATTGGAGCTAATAAATATTCAAATGCCGGATATCGTGCTTACGGACGTCGTTATGGGAGGTATATCAGGCATCGATCTATGTATTAAACTAAAAAGTGATCCCCTATTTAGCCATATCCCTATAATCTTATTGACTGCTAGCACGGCGGAGGAAGTTAAGCTAAAGGGGATCGAAAGTGGTGCTGACGACTATATCACCAAGCCGTTTAATACACCTATTTTGCTTGCTCGTGTTAAAAATTTAGTACAAAGCCGATCGCGATTGCAAAATTATTTCTACAGCGAGATAACCTTGCAAAAGAGCGACCACAAAATATCGAGTGAGTACAAAGAGTTTTTAGATAAGGCCATAACGATCGTAGAAAAAAACTTCCTCAACGGGCAATTTACGGTGCGTACAATGAGCGACGATCTTGGAATCAGCCATTCGAACCTTTATAAGCGGATTCGCACTATTTCAGGAAAATCCGTTAATGAATTTATTAGATATGTTAGGTTACGAAAAGCGGCGGAGCTGTTAATAAATACGGATAATCAGATTAACGAAATCGCATACATGATAGGCTTTTCTGATGTTAAATATTTCAGAACGCAGTTCGTTAAGCTTTTTGGAATAACACCAACGGAATACCGACGGAAGTATATCACACTAAATAGCACGTCGAAATGGAAAAATTAGATACACCTTTCTTTGAGATTCTTACGCCCAATCCATCATTGGACGTAAGGATATTACCATTCAGAATGAGAAATGTCGATCTCCGGTTTCTCTAGTTTACTACAAATTGTTACTAATTAGTTCCT
Coding sequences within it:
- a CDS encoding DUF4998 domain-containing protein → MKNKNTSKILVYMTTLLVVLLCGCSDQTKWDDFKKYIEDGQISYTGKLDSVKIYSGRDRVKFRARVPADPKVVKVAISWNKGLSRKDYDVNMETLRKEWIEKDSTGRPVLDLFTSVPEGVHSFTLTTFDADGRQSVPVYITGRSYGQRYQQAIANKVVNNVTRLAPNADLQINWFAFDKSLGAEGIEFDYLDQEGKRVLLKDFSIDAERVVVPKFTKDASTMKYRTIFRPNRHAIDTFYTESVTLNIPKF
- a CDS encoding SusC/RagA family TonB-linked outer membrane protein — encoded protein: MNRFKTKKNYIPPEGRGIVYLRYLTFFSFLVLFFYAPSVFSQQRVNVVGIVKDSISGLPNITIRVVNEKSQTTSSDNLGRFNLNVDRDAVLDFLATGMKPYRINLSDRQVVNMKIDLEIRLDYIDTQIEEIAITGFGGTQRKESLVSAITTVNVKDLRTPSSNLTNALAGRVAGMISFQNSGEPGMGTDNSTFYIRGLSSTGTGKVDPLILIDGVESAPTDLARLQPDDIENFSVLRDAAASSIYGARGANGVVLINTKRGREGVTQFFFRAENRLSSNTRNLQFSDNISYMRIANEAALTRTPNAIEPYSENKILSTIAGEDPFLFPNNDWTDLMIKNYTMNQGFNLNISGGTQRARFYVAGTYNIDNGILKTDPINNFNSNIRLSNYSLRSNVDIRLTQSTDLAVTLYGQFDDYSGPLFGGAHHFANAMRANPVLFPVQYPAEFLPYAKHTLFGSAQGLTSDMGLTNELFLNPYAEMVKGYRTFKTANLMPQLELKQDLSGWVPGLRARVMGYLRRTSDFAVQRQFKPFYYFPVVDPQTGNYTISPFNHGQAGSVGPVGTEYLNFAGSPRNVGARTWIEGTINYGHNFSQKHDVGASLIGYLNNYENPNETTLIRALPGRNIGVSGRFTYGYEGRYMAEFNFGYNGSERFHKDYRFGFFPSGGIAWRVSEEKFFKPLKAVVDNLKLRATYGMSGNDQIAGVDQRFFYMSQINMNSGLYRADFGRGDGAPTFGVDGIAIERYANPRITWETSTQLNVGVDMNIKRFEIIADLFHKKVDNILQRISALDNTAGLMSSMWTNYGRSETKGFDMQFSYFNPISTNWTFGLRGTATYSVSNISRSDELPFDESLRHLSVVGQSISQGYGLIAERLFIDDAEVANSPVQFGDRNLRAGDIKYRDINQDGVVNEFDYVPIGHNQQPQLIFGLGGTFSYKKIDFGFFFQGSALYSFFIDPQAMQPFRRYLPAVPDTDRMLAETRLIRAIENDYWSETNQNPYAFWPRLSTFDVPSNQRPSTWWMRNGSFIRLKNIEAGYNFGELKRLRVKSARLYFSAQNLFVISSFKLWDPEMRGNGLGYPLQSLYNFGGTISF
- a CDS encoding RagB/SusD family nutrient uptake outer membrane protein encodes the protein MKKIIIYRNILILATLQLLGACNKYLDIVPDNVPEIDRAFNLRIEAQKFLFTCYSYLPRNGDGALNAGLMAGDEIWLPQDDQSRWHTSFRIAQGQQNVNDVLFEEWGGWNKGNFGGSPAADRKYFQGLRNCNIFLANIARVPDMSEDEKQRWIGEVEFLKAYYHFYLMRFYGPIPIIDVSVPENAGPDELRLDRKPFDQCVEFTSNLLDRAAEKLPLNVPDENSELGRATKPIALAIKARLLATAASPLFNGNPDYSDVMDKDGVHLFNTTYDPNKWVRAKNAAKEAIDIAEQAGARLYVYTNDVFRLSDVTKVQLNIRNAVTERFGAETIWGLSMSQFTNQANCMPPLTRGNLNERGRLQGIWSVPIKIVRQFYSKNGVPINEDKHIDFSNEFQIRAATQAEGFNIEPGYRTARINFDREPRFYANLAFDGGIWYMRNDANQSSDVNSFYVQSKNAERAGFGDFQNYSETGYFVKKLVNWRSTMHMGSNGQWLLYPWPEIRLADIYLLYAEALVESGGSTEEALVYVDRIRNRAGLQGVIQSWKENSKNPTKYTTKNGLIDIIRQERMNELAFEGQRFWDLRRWKLAVDKLNENITGLNIRGRTTEAYNIERVIFTQTFIAPRDYLWPIKEWELMRNKKLTQNPGW
- a CDS encoding DUF4959 domain-containing protein; amino-acid sequence: MKNVIINLSWAAMVMVVTLSLFSCEEPVEFRDHFGEDNGAPSMISDIKVENLPGKARITYTLPKSKNLLYVKADYIMGNGKPGTAQASYYQDSLILSGFSDETEKEVSIYTVSRGEVRSEPIVVTVKPLEPPYKKVFESLKIIDAFGGYNLTAQNPDQDNLAIMVMFKNPQNAFEVNNRRSVFTRNAKIESKIRGMEAKNTQMQVYVRDNWGNSSDTLDLAVTPIFEQEIPKSNFKAFRLPGDAPDWPGTQVAYAWDGRTGWPWTIFTHQANGGSNPHMVTIDLGVSAKLSRVYIRPYPEGDRWFFLTTMKRFEIWGATNPNLNGSLDDSWNLIGSYELTKPSGLPYGSDSPTDRVLAAAGFNWDIDLNAAKVRYIRIRCLENFAGGTALSVNEMGVFGTLE